One genomic region from Rhinoraja longicauda isolate Sanriku21f chromosome 34, sRhiLon1.1, whole genome shotgun sequence encodes:
- the LOC144609544 gene encoding EEF1A lysine methyltransferase 3-like → MEHSTSSASNEVSKNQERRYQFCGYELKITQDLKHLSIPGVIWEAGIVLCRYFEKKRMNFTGKKVIELGSGTGLVGILVILLGGEVTLTDRPNVLNQIVYNITSNIPSESMARTKVSALQWGKPYDQNASKYDFILGSDIVYDPREYQSLIKTMLYLSNPNTVIYFSSKMVEMIGAAEFYEKVLPNHFNTEIVHALPHKRINVYKITRKISSD, encoded by the exons ATGGAACACTCAACCAGCTCCGCGTCTAATGAGGTTTCCAAAAATCAAGAAAGACGGTACCAATTTTGCGGGTACGAACTGAAGATTACGCAAGATTTGAAACACCTTTCCATACCAGGCGTTATCTGGGAAGCT GGGATCGTTCTCTGCCGGTATTTTGAGAAGAAACGCATGAACTTCACTGGGAAGAAGGTGATTGAATTGGGATCTGGCACCGGGCTCGTGGGGATTCTTGTCATCCTCTTGG GTGGAGAGGTAACATTGACAGATCGGCCGAACGTCCTGAATCAGATTGTGTACAACATCACCAGCAACATCCCATCTGAGAGCATGGCGAGAACAAAGGTTTCTGCTCTCCAGTGGGGTAAACCATACGACCAGAATGCCTCAAAGTACGACTTCATCCTTGGCTCGGATATCGTCTACGATCCACGCGAATACCAGTCACTGATAAAAACGATGCTCTATCTGAGCAACCCGAACACCGTCATCTACTTCAGTTCGAAGATGGTTGAGATGATCGGGGCCGCTGAGTTTTATGAAAAAGTCCTGCCAAATCACTTCAACACCGAAATTGTTCATGCACTTCCACATAAAAGAATTAACGTTTACAAAATCACCAGAAAAATAAGCAGCGATTAG
- the LOC144609612 gene encoding putative G-protein coupled receptor 139, with protein MVLPTIRLARNIFYPALAIFGVPANLLTVVVLLRGKCGLSKCISLYMVVMATADLLVMIFCVIGYHIVMYQFPASFLSYTSACKIVLYFMSTSLHIAVWYTVLFTADRFVAICCHKFKAVYCTVRTAVAGITTVSLLLHLQSVPYIFEYKHVRTVKGVYWGCQPTVWFITSPLGAAFSFLQSILSVIIPFSLISLFNCLTVRRIIMASKVRKRLRAQGSQLQKDPEMEGRKKSIILLFSVSGSFILLWVTVAVSFLTTRLAGTAHYTGDYSEPGYIATEAGYMLMYLSSCTNTCVYAATQTKFRLELVTVLKYPWTFLLTFVKKKNTVVLNVESR; from the coding sequence CGAACCTGCTCACAGTGGTCGTCCTACTTCGAGGGAAATGCGGGCTTTCCAAATGTATCTCCCTCTATATGGTCGTAATGGCAACGGCTGATCTCCTGGTGATGATCTTCTGTGTAATTGGGTATCATATCGTGATGTACCAATTCCCTGCGTCCTTCCTGTCCTACACATCCGCCTGTAAGATCGTTCTATATTTCATGTCAACCAGTTTGCATATCGCCGTCTGGTACACAGTCTTATTCACGGCCGACCGATTTGTCGCGATATGTTGTCACAAGTTTAAGGCGGTGTATTGTACAGTGAGGACCGCTGTTGCTGGCATTACAACCGTGTCGTTGCTTCTGCATTTACAGAGCGTCCCCTATATATTTGAATATAAACATGTTCGTACAGTTAAAGGTGTTTACTGGGGCTGCCAACCCACCGTATGGTTCATTACATCACCCCTGGGTGCCGCCTTCTCATTTCTGCAGAGCATTTTAAGCGTAATTATACCTTTTTCTCTGATATCTTTGTTTAACTGTTTGACGGTCAGGCGTATTATAATGGCCAGTAAAGTGCGTAAGAGACTGCGGGCGCAGGGCAGTCAGTTGCAGAAGGATCCGGAAATGGAAGGCCGGAAGAAGTCCATCATATTACTCTTCAGTGTTTCGGGCAGTTTTATCCTCTTGTGGGTGACGGTGGCCGTGAGCTTTTTGACCACTAGACTGGCAGGAACCGCGCATTATACCGGCGATTACTCCGAGCCTGGCTACATCGCCACTGAAGCCGGGTACATGCTAATGTATCTGAGCTCCTGCACTAATACGTGCGTTTATGCAGCTACTCAGACTAAATTCAGATTGGAGCTGGTAACAGTGTTAAAATATCCATGGACATTCCTATTAACATTTGTTAAGAAAAAGAACACTGTCGTCTTAAATGTCGAAAGCCGATGA